Proteins encoded within one genomic window of Phacochoerus africanus isolate WHEZ1 unplaced genomic scaffold, ROS_Pafr_v1 Scaffold_128, whole genome shotgun sequence:
- the LOC125119101 gene encoding olfactory receptor 4F3/4F16/4F29-like: protein MDGTNHSVVSEFVFLGLTNSWEIQLLLFLFSSVFYIASMMGNSLIMLTVTSDRHLHSPMYFLLANLSFIDLGVSSVFSPKMIYDLFRKHKVISFSGCIAQIFFLHLIGSVEMVLLIAMAFDRYVAICKPLHYLTIMNPKICILFLVAAWIIGLVHSVVQLVFVVKLPFCGPNVLDSFYCDLPRFIKLACTDTYRLEFMVTANSGFISLGSFVILFISYIFILITVQKHSSGSSSKALSTLSTHVMVVILFFGPCIFAYIWPHPTSHLDKFLAVFDAVLTPFLNSVIYTFRNKEMKMAMRKVCSQIFIYRRIS, encoded by the coding sequence ATGGATGGAACCAATCATTCTGTGGTATCAGAGTTTGTGTTCCTGGGACTCACCAACTCCTGGGAAATACAACTTCTcctctttctgttctcttctgttttttacATCGCAAGCATGATGGGAAACTCCCTCATTATGCTCACTGTGACTTCCGACCGTCACTTACACTCCCCCATGTACTTTCTGTTAGCCAACCTCTCCTTCATTGACTTAGgagtttcttctgtcttttctcccaAGATGATTTATGATCTGTTCAGGAAACATAAAGTCATCTCCTTCAGTGGCTGCATCGCTCAAATCTTCTTCCTCCACCTCATTGGTAGTGTGGAGATGGTGCTTCTCATTGCCATGGCCTTTGACAGATATGTCGCCATATGTAAGCCTCTTCACTATTTGACTATTATGAACCCCAAAATATGTATTCTGTTTCTGGTTGCTGCATGGATAATTGGTTTGGTTCACTCTGTGGTTCAACTGGTTTTTGTTGTAAAATTGCCATTCTGTGGCCCTAATGTTCTAGACAGCTTTTACTGTGACCTTCCTCGGTTCATCAAACTTGCCTGCACAGATACCTATAGGCTAGAGTTCATGGTCACTGCCAACAGTGGATTTATATCCCTGGGATCGTTTGTCATATTGTTCATCTCCTACATTTTTATCCTGATTACTGTTCAGAAACACTCTTCAGGGAGCTCATCTAAGGCCCTCTCCACCTTGTCAACTCATGTCAtggtggtgattttatttttcggTCCTTGCATTTTTGCTTATATCTGGCCTCATCCCACATCCCACCTAGACAAATTCCTTGCTGTTTTTGATGCAGTTCtcactccttttttaaattcagtcATCTATACATTCaggaacaaagaaatgaaaatggcaatGAGGAAAGTATGCagtcagatttttatttataggAGGATTTCGTAA